From Roseburia hominis, the proteins below share one genomic window:
- a CDS encoding PDDEXK nuclease domain-containing protein: MADREVGFVVDDEYKTWIENIKNKIKHSQIKASVKVNYEVLDLYWDIGRDIVTKQKHAKWGDAFLTTMSRDLKKTFPDMSGFSVQNLKSIRYWYTFYNSDENGLQAVSQMELIEKMVKGIPWGHNQRIMYKCKNIQEALFYVQKTMDNGWSRTVLEHQIDSDLYSRQGKAITNFQLKLPEPQSDLAEQTLKNPYNFDFLTLREEYNEKELEAALINQITQFLLELGTGFSYLGRQVHLHVGESDFYMDLLFYHVRLHCYVVVELKTEKFKPEFAGKLNFYVTAVNKQMKTKQDNPTIGILICKDKDDVVAEYALDDISQPIGIAEYELTKVLREEFKSSLPTVEEIENELAE; encoded by the coding sequence GTGGCAGATAGAGAGGTCGGCTTTGTTGTGGATGACGAATACAAGACATGGATAGAAAATATAAAGAATAAGATAAAGCATAGTCAGATAAAAGCTTCTGTTAAAGTGAATTATGAGGTGCTTGATTTGTACTGGGATATAGGCAGAGATATTGTTACAAAACAGAAACATGCCAAATGGGGTGATGCGTTTCTTACAACAATGAGCAGGGATTTGAAGAAAACTTTTCCCGATATGTCAGGCTTTTCCGTGCAAAATTTGAAAAGCATACGTTATTGGTACACATTTTACAACTCCGATGAAAATGGCTTACAGGCTGTAAGCCAAATGGAACTGATTGAAAAAATGGTAAAAGGAATTCCTTGGGGCCATAATCAGAGGATTATGTATAAATGTAAAAATATCCAAGAAGCTTTGTTCTATGTGCAAAAAACAATGGATAACGGATGGAGCAGGACTGTCTTGGAGCATCAGATAGATAGTGATTTATATAGCCGACAGGGGAAAGCTATTACCAATTTCCAGTTAAAGTTACCAGAGCCGCAGTCTGATTTGGCGGAGCAGACATTGAAAAATCCATACAATTTTGACTTCCTGACATTGCGTGAAGAGTATAATGAAAAAGAATTAGAGGCTGCTCTCATTAACCAGATTACACAGTTCCTGTTGGAATTGGGCACAGGATTTTCATATTTGGGCAGGCAGGTACATTTGCATGTTGGAGAAAGTGATTTTTATATGGACTTACTTTTTTATCATGTCCGTCTACATTGCTATGTTGTCGTGGAGTTGAAAACGGAGAAATTCAAGCCAGAATTTGCGGGTAAATTAAACTTTTATGTAACCGCCGTTAATAAACAGATGAAAACGAAACAGGACAATCCAACAATAGGTATACTTATCTGTAAAGATAAAGATGATGTTGTTGCGGAATATGCTCTTGATGATATCTCACAACCAATCGGAATCGCGGAATATGAATTGACAAAGGTGCTTCGTGAGGAATTTAAGAGCAGCTTGCCGACGGTTGAAGAAATAGAAAATGAGTTGGCTGAATAA
- a CDS encoding stage 0 sporulation family protein, whose amino-acid sequence MTKVIGVRFRTAGKVYYFSPGKLKVKQGEQVIVETARGVEFGNVVLGTKEVADEEITQPLKAVIRIATDDDRRIEEKNRKKEKEAFQICLEKIQKHGLEMKLIDAEYTFDNNKVLFYFTADGRIDFRELVKDLAAVFRTRIELRQIGVRDETKIRGGIGICGRELCCHTYLSEFAPVSIKMAKEQNLSLNPSKISGVCGRLMCCLTNEEETYEELNSHLPSVGDTVTTPEGLKGEVQSLSVLRQQVKVVVTLDNDEKEIREYKAGELKFRPRRRKNDVKLSKQEMKELAALEKGEGASKLDDN is encoded by the coding sequence ATGACAAAAGTGATTGGAGTCCGGTTCCGCACGGCAGGGAAGGTGTATTATTTCTCGCCGGGAAAACTGAAGGTTAAGCAGGGGGAACAGGTAATTGTAGAGACTGCCCGGGGCGTTGAGTTTGGAAATGTAGTTTTGGGCACCAAGGAAGTGGCAGACGAGGAGATTACGCAGCCGCTGAAGGCTGTCATTCGAATCGCTACTGACGACGACCGCAGAATAGAGGAGAAGAACCGCAAGAAGGAAAAAGAGGCGTTTCAGATCTGTCTGGAGAAGATTCAGAAGCATGGTCTGGAGATGAAGCTGATCGATGCGGAATATACATTCGATAACAATAAAGTACTGTTTTACTTTACGGCGGACGGAAGAATCGATTTCCGGGAATTGGTGAAGGATCTGGCGGCGGTGTTCCGCACCAGGATCGAGCTTCGGCAGATCGGCGTCCGGGACGAGACGAAGATCCGCGGCGGTATTGGCATCTGCGGGCGGGAGCTTTGCTGCCATACCTATTTGTCGGAGTTTGCCCCGGTTTCTATCAAGATGGCGAAGGAACAGAATCTGTCCCTGAATCCGTCCAAGATTTCCGGTGTGTGCGGAAGGCTGATGTGCTGTCTGACCAATGAGGAAGAGACTTATGAAGAGCTGAATAGTCATTTGCCGTCAGTGGGAGATACGGTCACGACGCCGGAAGGACTGAAAGGGGAAGTGCAGTCGCTCAGCGTGCTCAGGCAGCAGGTGAAAGTGGTGGTGACCCTGGATAACGACGAGAAGGAGATTCGCGAATATAAAGCGGGTGAACTGAAATTCAGGCCCAGAAGGCGGAAGAACGATGTGAAGCTTTCCAAACAGGAGATGAAGGAGCTTGCGGCTCTGGAAAAAGGTGAAGGAGCGTCAAAGTTAGATGACAACTAA
- a CDS encoding GldG family protein has translation MDRIKKMWKSASSKYGTYSLVLTAVVIAIAVVVNLVVSQLPEKWKNVDISDNRLYEISDVSRNMLKKLDQKVTMNVIAELDSIDDRIETFVKKYAALSGKIEVKWTDSVLHPSALKENDTEGDVIVVSCEETGKSTTIPFSSIIEYDQYSYYTTGQMSETSFDGEGQLTGAVNYVTSDSVKKIYRTSGHGEETFSTSVTDLFSRNNLETEEINLSMNPEIPSDCDLLFLYGPTSDITDDEKELILNYLADGGNVYLILGDAANSTPNLNAVMERYGLRKADGYIADMQRNYQGNYYAIFPQLSLSGDLGTGISNEMVLLVNSLGMEKLDTEDSESLMVSPFMQTSSNAYAVTENDEAEGQYILGAVATEAVSADGEDSSGDDAEENAGDGTEEDAAESGDDSAEGNTESDSDSSTSIDDTEEPRESRLTVLASTSMINSEITDQLTTLDNLTLFVNSVTENFDDVENLAIEAKSLATEQNTPMHAGSISLIVIFVIPLAVLVFGFVVWMRRRKA, from the coding sequence ATGGATAGAATCAAAAAAATGTGGAAGAGCGCGTCTTCCAAATACGGTACATACAGTCTGGTGCTTACAGCGGTCGTGATCGCGATTGCGGTCGTGGTGAATCTGGTGGTTTCCCAGCTCCCGGAAAAATGGAAAAATGTTGACATCAGTGATAACCGATTATATGAAATCAGTGATGTTTCAAGAAATATGTTAAAGAAATTGGATCAGAAGGTCACGATGAATGTGATCGCCGAATTGGATTCCATAGATGACAGGATTGAAACATTTGTGAAAAAATATGCGGCGCTCTCAGGGAAGATCGAGGTCAAATGGACGGACAGCGTGCTTCACCCGTCTGCACTCAAGGAGAATGATACCGAGGGAGACGTGATCGTGGTTTCCTGCGAGGAGACCGGGAAAAGTACGACGATTCCATTTTCCAGCATTATTGAATACGATCAGTATTCCTATTATACGACGGGGCAAATGAGCGAGACTTCCTTTGACGGAGAAGGACAGCTCACCGGCGCGGTGAATTATGTCACCAGTGATTCCGTGAAGAAGATTTACCGGACCAGCGGTCATGGCGAGGAGACATTTTCCACTTCAGTGACGGACCTGTTCTCCAGAAATAATCTGGAGACAGAGGAGATCAATCTAAGCATGAATCCGGAGATTCCGTCGGATTGTGATCTGTTGTTCCTCTATGGGCCGACCTCGGATATTACAGATGATGAAAAAGAGTTGATTCTGAATTATCTGGCAGATGGCGGAAATGTGTATTTGATTCTCGGAGATGCGGCAAATTCGACTCCGAATCTGAACGCGGTGATGGAACGGTATGGTCTTAGGAAGGCGGACGGTTATATCGCTGATATGCAGAGAAATTATCAGGGAAATTACTACGCGATTTTCCCGCAGCTTTCTCTTAGCGGAGATTTGGGGACGGGAATCAGCAATGAGATGGTTCTTTTGGTGAATTCTCTGGGAATGGAAAAACTGGACACAGAAGATAGCGAGAGTCTGATGGTTTCGCCGTTCATGCAGACGTCTTCTAATGCTTATGCGGTAACGGAGAATGATGAAGCGGAAGGGCAGTATATTCTGGGGGCAGTTGCGACAGAGGCGGTGAGCGCAGATGGTGAGGATAGTTCGGGGGACGATGCCGAGGAGAATGCAGGAGATGGAACGGAAGAGGACGCTGCAGAGTCGGGTGATGATTCCGCCGAGGGAAATACAGAGTCTGACAGTGATTCGAGTACTTCTATCGACGATACGGAGGAACCCCGCGAGTCAAGGCTGACTGTTCTTGCATCGACTTCCATGATCAATTCAGAAATCACGGATCAGCTCACGACGTTGGATAACCTGACGTTATTCGTCAATTCGGTGACGGAGAATTTTGATGATGTGGAGAATCTGGCGATTGAGGCGAAGAGCCTCGCCACCGAGCAAAATACGCCGATGCACGCAGGCAGCATCAGCCTGATCGTGATATTTGTGATTCCGCTTGCAGTGCTTGTATTCGGATTTGTGGTTTGGATGAGAAGGAGGAAGGCATAG
- a CDS encoding DUF4340 domain-containing protein: MMKKSKTLWILLLIFALLVAIFLGLKSWNKSNDEEEEAKRQAQKVHIFEADSLAAMEYEKSDGTVMSFSKKDGEWVYGADETIGLAEDTMETLENTFSDITALKTIESPDALADYGLEEPQYRLRLSGEDEQTHTFLVGDAAGENYYFMEEGQETVYTVESALVSGLLWEISDVAKKDQFVSVTENNFVKEIVTMPDGTESVYDIADKDTKEESSENTEQESDADQETNKDVNADTESAEANAESADDEVKDEKSARVSSVCDGLASFYFTDCIDYHVTDGTLGQYGLAEGKRTKVVLTYKETVDSDEEKEITFYVGSKDDTGTYYYVQLEGSQMVNRVTATNVEQALGLSEFE; this comes from the coding sequence ATGATGAAAAAATCGAAAACGTTATGGATTCTTCTCCTTATTTTTGCTCTGCTTGTTGCCATTTTCTTAGGACTAAAATCCTGGAATAAATCCAATGACGAGGAGGAAGAGGCAAAGAGGCAGGCCCAAAAGGTTCACATTTTTGAAGCAGACAGTCTGGCCGCCATGGAGTATGAGAAGAGTGACGGGACAGTGATGTCATTTTCCAAAAAGGACGGCGAATGGGTATATGGGGCTGACGAGACGATAGGGCTCGCAGAGGATACCATGGAAACGCTGGAAAATACATTTTCCGATATCACGGCTCTGAAAACGATTGAGAGTCCGGATGCATTGGCAGATTATGGTCTTGAGGAGCCGCAGTACCGGCTCCGGCTTTCCGGGGAGGACGAACAGACGCATACCTTCCTGGTAGGTGACGCAGCCGGGGAAAATTACTACTTTATGGAGGAAGGGCAGGAAACGGTATATACGGTGGAATCTGCCCTGGTTTCCGGGCTGCTCTGGGAGATTTCTGATGTGGCGAAGAAGGATCAATTTGTCTCTGTCACGGAAAATAATTTTGTAAAGGAAATCGTGACTATGCCGGATGGAACAGAATCGGTATATGATATTGCGGATAAAGATACTAAGGAAGAAAGCAGCGAAAATACGGAACAAGAATCTGATGCGGATCAAGAGACGAATAAAGATGTAAATGCGGATACTGAGTCTGCTGAGGCAAATGCGGAATCGGCTGACGACGAGGTAAAAGATGAGAAGAGTGCCAGAGTTTCTTCCGTGTGCGACGGACTTGCCAGCTTCTATTTTACGGATTGCATCGATTATCATGTGACCGATGGCACCCTGGGGCAATATGGATTAGCGGAAGGAAAACGGACGAAAGTGGTGCTGACCTACAAAGAAACGGTGGACTCTGACGAGGAGAAGGAGATTACCTTCTATGTGGGCAGTAAAGATGATACGGGGACGTATTATTACGTGCAGCTTGAAGGCTCCCAGATGGTCAATCGGGTGACGGCTACGAATGTGGAGCAGGCGCTGGGGCTCTCTGAGTTTGAGTGA
- the rsmI gene encoding 16S rRNA (cytidine(1402)-2'-O)-methyltransferase: protein MAGTLYLCATPIGNLEDMTFRVIRTLKEVDLIAAEDTRNSIKLLNHFEIKTPMTSYHEYNRIEKGHKLVERLLAGENIALITDAGTPGISDPGEELVQMCYEAGVPVTSLPGAAACITALTLSGLSTRRFAFEAFLPADKKERQMVLSELAEETRTMIVYEAPHRLVRTLRELGEVLGEERRLTVCRELTKKHETAFRTTFAEAFSYYESNEPKGECVLVIEGKSRDQIVQEKRDEWEKMSIPEHMEYYLGQGMEKKEAMKQVAKDRGMGKRDVYKALL, encoded by the coding sequence ATGGCAGGAACATTATATTTATGTGCGACCCCGATCGGGAATCTGGAAGATATGACGTTTCGGGTAATCCGTACCTTAAAAGAAGTGGATCTGATCGCGGCGGAGGATACGAGAAACAGTATCAAGCTGCTGAATCATTTTGAAATTAAAACGCCGATGACGAGTTATCACGAGTATAACAGGATCGAGAAGGGACATAAGCTGGTGGAGCGTCTGCTTGCGGGGGAAAATATCGCGCTGATCACGGATGCCGGAACGCCGGGGATTTCTGACCCGGGGGAGGAACTGGTGCAGATGTGCTATGAGGCGGGAGTTCCTGTGACTTCCCTTCCGGGGGCGGCTGCCTGTATTACGGCGCTTACGTTATCGGGACTTTCTACCAGACGGTTTGCATTTGAAGCCTTTCTGCCGGCAGATAAGAAGGAGCGGCAAATGGTACTTTCGGAGCTTGCGGAGGAAACCCGGACGATGATAGTCTATGAGGCGCCGCACCGTTTGGTCAGAACGCTTAGGGAACTGGGGGAAGTGCTGGGGGAAGAACGGCGTCTTACCGTGTGCCGGGAGCTCACGAAGAAGCATGAGACGGCATTTCGCACCACATTTGCAGAGGCGTTTTCTTATTATGAGAGTAATGAACCGAAAGGGGAATGCGTTCTGGTCATCGAGGGAAAGAGTCGGGATCAGATCGTGCAGGAAAAGCGGGACGAATGGGAGAAAATGAGCATTCCTGAGCATATGGAATATTATCTGGGGCAGGGAATGGAGAAGAAGGAAGCCATGAAGCAGGTGGCAAAGGACCGCGGAATGGGGAAGAGAGACGTGTATAAGGCTCTTTTATAA
- a CDS encoding DUF3781 domain-containing protein yields MQKKQMLLDNIDKIHTTKTGAGRIKKNFKSGTDDVVGYYKNRVLDKNAEVHFENKGNGTKWRKKIMASYECCECGVDMELDLDEKMLRCPNCGCESSIDDDEIARYEGDYYSSECLPVDEAALIWASHGKDEDYMCGYSEYELEDAL; encoded by the coding sequence ATGCAAAAGAAACAAATGCTGTTAGATAATATTGATAAAATCCATACTACGAAAACGGGTGCCGGTAGAATAAAGAAAAATTTCAAATCAGGTACCGACGATGTGGTTGGGTACTATAAAAATAGGGTATTAGATAAGAATGCAGAGGTTCATTTTGAAAACAAAGGTAATGGTACAAAATGGAGGAAAAAGATTATGGCAAGTTATGAATGTTGTGAATGTGGTGTTGACATGGAACTGGATTTGGACGAAAAGATGTTGAGATGCCCTAATTGTGGTTGCGAGTCTTCTATTGATGATGATGAAATTGCTAGATATGAGGGAGATTATTATAGTAGTGAATGTCTACCAGTTGATGAAGCTGCACTAATTTGGGCTTCACATGGTAAAGATGAAGATTATATGTGTGGCTATTCAGAATATGAATTAGAGGATGCATTATAA
- the holB gene encoding DNA polymerase III subunit delta', which translates to MSGFKDVVGHTDIIQYIQTACSQDKVSHAYILNGERGSGKKLLARLFAMTLQCENNSEDPCYECHSCRQAVSGNHPDIIRVTHEKPNSISVDDIRVQINEDIQIKPYSGKYKIYIVPDADMMTVQAQNALLKTIEEPPAYAVIFLLTENAQSLLPTICSRCVMLKLRNIKDTLVKKYLMEHLEVPDYKADVCTAFAQGNVGRAIMLANSEHFNEIKDEAILLLKSIDTMELPDLMDAVKRISVYKLEITDYLDILMIWYRDVLIYKATKNIDRVIFGEQLEYIRERARKSSYEGIETILQGIEKAKARLKANVNFELVMELMLLTIKEN; encoded by the coding sequence ATGTCAGGATTTAAAGATGTCGTAGGACATACAGATATCATACAATATATACAGACAGCATGCAGTCAGGATAAAGTTTCCCACGCCTATATATTAAACGGGGAGAGAGGAAGCGGGAAGAAGCTTCTGGCGAGGCTGTTCGCTATGACGCTTCAGTGCGAGAATAATTCGGAAGATCCGTGTTATGAATGCCATTCCTGTCGTCAGGCGGTAAGCGGTAATCACCCAGACATTATCCGGGTAACACATGAGAAGCCGAATTCCATCAGCGTGGACGATATCAGAGTACAGATCAACGAAGATATCCAGATAAAGCCATATAGTGGAAAATATAAGATTTATATTGTTCCTGATGCGGATATGATGACGGTGCAGGCGCAGAATGCTCTTTTGAAGACCATCGAGGAGCCGCCGGCCTATGCGGTGATCTTTTTGCTGACGGAGAACGCACAGAGCTTGCTGCCGACGATTTGCTCCCGGTGCGTGATGCTGAAGCTGCGCAATATTAAAGATACATTAGTGAAGAAATATCTTATGGAGCATCTGGAAGTGCCGGATTACAAAGCCGATGTGTGTACTGCATTTGCGCAGGGTAATGTGGGACGAGCGATCATGCTGGCGAATTCCGAGCATTTTAATGAGATCAAGGACGAGGCGATTCTGCTTCTGAAATCTATTGATACCATGGAGCTTCCTGATCTCATGGATGCGGTAAAGCGTATTTCGGTCTATAAGCTGGAGATCACGGATTATTTGGATATCCTGATGATCTGGTATCGTGATGTTCTGATTTATAAAGCGACAAAGAATATTGACAGAGTGATTTTTGGCGAGCAGCTTGAATATATCCGGGAGCGCGCAAGGAAAAGCTCTTATGAGGGAATCGAGACGATTCTTCAGGGCATAGAAAAAGCGAAGGCGCGTTTAAAAGCGAATGTGAATTTTGAACTGGTGATGGAGCTGATGCTGCTCACGATAAAGGAGAATTAG
- a CDS encoding guanylate kinase — MGKIFYLMGKSSSGKDTIYKELREMMPQLKTVTIYTTRPIREGETEGVEYHFVGEKELDAFLDEGKVIELRAYDTVYGVWKYFTVDDGQFDLAHEDFLMIGTLESYEKMREYFGEQVMVPLYIEVEDGERLSRALRREREQREPKYAEMCRRFLADTQDFAEENIERLGIRERFENIEINETLRKISERIQNLCENLD, encoded by the coding sequence ATGGGTAAGATATTTTATCTGATGGGGAAAAGTTCATCAGGGAAAGATACAATCTATAAAGAACTGCGGGAAATGATGCCGCAGCTAAAGACGGTGACGATCTACACCACCCGTCCGATCCGGGAAGGGGAGACGGAAGGGGTGGAGTACCATTTTGTGGGGGAGAAGGAGCTGGACGCTTTTCTGGATGAGGGAAAGGTGATCGAACTTCGCGCCTATGATACTGTGTATGGCGTTTGGAAATATTTTACAGTAGACGACGGACAGTTCGACCTTGCGCATGAGGATTTCCTGATGATCGGAACGCTGGAGTCTTATGAAAAGATGCGGGAGTATTTCGGGGAACAGGTGATGGTTCCTCTCTATATTGAAGTGGAGGACGGCGAGCGCCTCAGCCGCGCACTTAGGCGGGAGCGGGAGCAGAGAGAACCGAAGTATGCTGAGATGTGCCGCAGATTTCTGGCTGACACCCAGGATTTCGCGGAAGAGAACATCGAACGCCTGGGGATTCGGGAACGCTTTGAAAATATAGAAATTAACGAGACATTAAGAAAAATTTCAGAAAGAATTCAAAACTTGTGTGAGAATTTAGACTAG
- a CDS encoding ABC-2 transporter permease → MTAIYKRELKAYFQSMIGYVLTAFMVAFTGIYFMAYNLNSGYPYFSYVLMSINYILIIAIPLLTMRSFAEERKNKTDQFLLTAPVGLKDIVLGKYFAMTTVFALPCAIYCIFPLIIKSVGTAYLKVDYLSILTFYLMGCVYIAVGMFLSSLTESQIIAAVTTVGALLVIYLWGGLVNFMPTSKVSGMVGIVVLVTLVAGIIYQVTKNWIIAGVLEVAGVAAVVIVSFVKGEVFENLLVNLMNRLYIGEVFENVAINRLFDTEGIVMYLTLIVVFVFLTMQSIQKRRWS, encoded by the coding sequence ATGACAGCGATTTATAAGCGTGAACTTAAGGCGTATTTCCAGTCCATGATCGGATATGTTCTGACCGCATTCATGGTGGCGTTTACCGGCATTTATTTTATGGCATATAACCTGAATTCCGGTTACCCATATTTTTCCTACGTTTTGATGAGCATTAACTACATATTAATCATTGCAATTCCGCTCCTCACGATGCGGTCATTCGCGGAGGAGAGAAAAAATAAAACAGATCAGTTCCTTTTGACTGCTCCAGTGGGACTTAAAGATATCGTATTGGGAAAATATTTTGCCATGACGACGGTATTTGCGCTGCCGTGTGCGATTTACTGCATATTTCCGCTGATCATAAAGAGTGTTGGGACGGCATATTTAAAGGTCGACTATTTGTCTATTTTAACATTTTATCTGATGGGGTGCGTGTATATTGCAGTTGGAATGTTTCTTTCTTCACTGACAGAAAGCCAGATTATTGCTGCGGTAACGACGGTGGGCGCGCTGCTCGTCATTTACCTTTGGGGCGGGTTGGTGAATTTTATGCCGACCTCTAAGGTCAGCGGCATGGTCGGTATCGTGGTGCTGGTCACCCTGGTGGCGGGAATCATTTACCAGGTGACGAAGAACTGGATCATAGCGGGCGTGCTGGAAGTGGCAGGCGTGGCAGCCGTTGTGATCGTGAGTTTCGTGAAGGGAGAGGTGTTCGAGAATCTTCTGGTGAATCTGATGAACAGGCTTTATATCGGGGAAGTATTTGAAAATGTGGCGATCAACCGGCTATTTGATACGGAAGGCATTGTGATGTACCTGACTTTGATTGTGGTGTTTGTATTTTTGACTATGCAGTCAATTCAGAAAAGACGCTGGAGTTAG
- a CDS encoding aminotransferase class I/II-fold pyridoxal phosphate-dependent enzyme: MKRLYEKLEEYSKSDYYGFHMPGHKRNENVMGISLPYSIDITEIEGFDDLHHADGILKEAQARAAAVFGADETHFLVNGSTVGILSGILGCTRRGDKILVARHCHKSIYHAIYLNGLVPRYLYPEFDGKSGINEEIQKKDVENMLVAEPDIRAVVIVSPSYDGVVSDVEGIARVAHAHGIPLIVDEAHGPHFGFHSYFPENSNRLGADVVIHSLHKTLPSLTQTALLHLNGKYADRGKIRMYLDMLQSSSPSYIFMASLDACVDLLERKSGELFDRYAARLGGLRKELGGLRKLHLVQTKHFDRSKLVISVAGTELTSHALYEKLLNDYHLQMEMAAGSYVLAMTSIADTEEGFERLKHALFEIDEELMRVGGENLRELGRMPEETGTYNPEKIARKSCQEIPGRICRQEQIYTPYEIREMQFAGQCEEILWKESAGRISMDFAYLYPPGSPVIVPGERIAREAVELLTYYERQHFRIEGICREGYIRVWKNG; this comes from the coding sequence ATGAAACGTTTATATGAAAAATTAGAAGAATATTCCAAATCCGACTACTATGGTTTCCATATGCCGGGCCATAAACGGAATGAGAACGTGATGGGAATTTCGCTTCCCTATAGTATCGATATCACGGAGATAGAAGGATTTGATGATCTGCATCATGCGGATGGAATCCTTAAAGAAGCCCAGGCACGGGCGGCGGCAGTATTTGGGGCAGATGAGACGCATTTCCTTGTAAATGGAAGTACGGTGGGAATCCTGAGCGGGATTCTGGGCTGCACCCGCAGAGGAGATAAGATTCTGGTGGCGCGGCACTGCCATAAGTCGATCTACCATGCCATTTACCTGAATGGACTTGTGCCCCGCTATCTTTATCCCGAGTTTGACGGCAAATCGGGGATTAATGAGGAAATTCAGAAGAAGGACGTGGAAAATATGCTGGTGGCTGAGCCGGATATCCGGGCGGTGGTCATCGTTTCGCCCAGCTATGACGGCGTGGTGTCGGACGTGGAGGGGATAGCGAGGGTCGCTCACGCCCATGGAATTCCGCTGATCGTGGACGAGGCGCACGGGCCACATTTTGGGTTCCATTCTTATTTTCCCGAGAATTCGAACCGTCTCGGGGCAGATGTGGTGATTCATAGTCTGCATAAAACCTTGCCTTCGCTTACGCAGACGGCGCTTTTGCACCTCAATGGGAAATACGCAGACCGGGGGAAGATCCGTATGTATCTGGATATGCTGCAGAGCAGCAGCCCGTCCTATATTTTTATGGCGAGCCTGGACGCATGTGTGGACTTGCTGGAAAGAAAGAGCGGGGAACTGTTTGACAGATATGCCGCCAGGCTTGGGGGGCTGAGAAAAGAGCTTGGAGGGCTTAGGAAATTGCACCTTGTGCAGACCAAACATTTTGACCGTTCTAAACTGGTAATTTCTGTGGCTGGAACGGAATTGACAAGTCATGCGTTATATGAGAAACTATTAAATGACTATCATTTGCAGATGGAAATGGCAGCGGGCAGCTACGTACTGGCAATGACATCGATTGCCGATACGGAAGAAGGGTTCGAGCGGTTGAAACATGCTTTGTTTGAGATTGATGAAGAACTAATGCGTGTTGGGGGAGAAAATTTGCGGGAGCTTGGGAGAATGCCAGAAGAAACGGGTACGTATAATCCGGAAAAAATAGCCAGGAAATCCTGCCAGGAAATACCAGGCCGCATATGCAGGCAGGAGCAGATCTATACCCCGTATGAGATACGGGAAATGCAGTTTGCCGGCCAGTGTGAGGAAATCTTGTGGAAAGAAAGTGCCGGCAGGATCTCCATGGATTTCGCTTACCTCTATCCGCCGGGAAGTCCGGTGATCGTGCCGGGCGAGCGGATTGCGAGGGAAGCGGTGGAGCTTCTTACATATTATGAGCGGCAGCATTTTCGCATTGAGGGAATCTGCCGGGAAGGTTATATCAGGGTGTGGAAAAATGGGTAA
- a CDS encoding tRNA1(Val) (adenine(37)-N6)-methyltransferase gives MTTNLKPGERLDDLQIKGYEIIQHPGRFCFGMDAVLLSAFARVKTGECVLDLGTGTGILPILFAAKTAGEHFTGLEIQEESADMARRSVEHNGLTGRVSIVTGDIREASELFGGSSFDVVSTNPPYMIGGHGLANPESAKAIARHEVLCTLEDVLRESARIVKPQGRFYMVHRPFRLAEILEGMCRVNLEPKRMRLVYPYVDKEPNMVLVEGIRNGKPRMTVEPPLIIYEKDGRYTKEVLEHYGMDGTGGV, from the coding sequence ATGACAACTAATCTGAAACCGGGAGAGAGGTTAGACGATTTACAGATAAAGGGTTATGAGATTATCCAGCACCCGGGGCGTTTCTGTTTTGGAATGGACGCGGTGCTGCTTTCGGCATTTGCCAGAGTGAAGACGGGAGAATGTGTTCTTGATCTGGGGACAGGAACGGGTATTCTCCCGATTCTTTTCGCTGCAAAGACTGCGGGAGAGCATTTTACCGGGCTGGAGATTCAGGAAGAAAGCGCAGACATGGCAAGGCGGAGCGTAGAGCATAATGGGCTTACGGGGCGTGTGTCGATCGTCACGGGGGATATACGGGAGGCGTCGGAACTATTTGGCGGTTCTTCTTTTGACGTGGTAAGTACGAACCCGCCGTACATGATTGGAGGCCACGGGCTGGCCAATCCCGAGAGCGCCAAGGCGATCGCGCGGCATGAGGTCCTGTGTACTTTGGAAGATGTGTTGCGGGAGAGCGCCAGAATCGTGAAACCCCAGGGAAGATTCTATATGGTGCACCGTCCGTTCCGTTTGGCAGAGATTCTGGAAGGAATGTGCAGGGTGAATCTGGAGCCGAAACGCATGCGGCTGGTGTACCCGTATGTGGATAAGGAGCCGAATATGGTTCTGGTGGAAGGGATCCGGAATGGGAAACCGCGTATGACGGTGGAACCGCCGCTGATCATTTATGAGAAGGACGGGCGGTATACGAAGGAAGTGCTGGAGCATTACGGAATGGACGGGACCGGAGGAGTATAA